In Oligoflexus sp., a genomic segment contains:
- a CDS encoding phosphatase PAP2 family protein has product MNTLLQWDRWLQKSVNLDMISPINDKLMSLWSAEWPWFLIVLGFAIPIIRSRQWPRLWAIGWIGLTVGVSDMVSHYILKPWFGRIRPCRMEGLVRIVEGCSGYYSFPSNHAANAAVFATLWFLLFSRFQGSLAVLCAFVIGMSRVYLGVHYPTDILGGFIWGTFLALISYLIWQRLPLSRELAKA; this is encoded by the coding sequence GTGAATACACTGCTGCAATGGGACCGATGGCTGCAAAAGTCCGTCAATCTGGATATGATATCCCCCATCAACGATAAACTGATGAGTCTTTGGTCTGCGGAATGGCCCTGGTTTCTTATCGTCCTTGGCTTTGCCATTCCTATCATCCGCAGCCGTCAGTGGCCGCGTCTTTGGGCGATCGGCTGGATTGGATTGACTGTTGGCGTCAGCGATATGGTCTCGCATTACATTCTGAAACCCTGGTTTGGCCGTATCCGCCCCTGTCGGATGGAAGGGCTCGTACGGATCGTCGAAGGCTGCTCGGGTTATTATAGTTTCCCCTCCAATCACGCCGCCAACGCCGCCGTGTTTGCCACGCTATGGTTTTTGCTCTTCAGTCGATTTCAAGGCTCTTTGGCCGTCCTTTGCGCCTTTGTCATCGGCATGTCGCGCGTTTACCTGGGCGTTCATTACCCGACCGATATCCTCGGTGGATTCATCTGGGGAACGTTTCTGGCCCTGATTTCTTACCTGATCTGGCAGCGCCTTCCGCTCAGCCGTGAGCTGGCGAAAGCGTAA